One window of the Nocardia huaxiensis genome contains the following:
- a CDS encoding serine hydrolase domain-containing protein produces the protein MLAEENGESGAQLAAYVRGRLVVDLWAGAEVTGTTLTGLHSSTKGAAGLVVALLIQDGVLDIDRPVADFWPAFAAAGKRHITVREVLTHRSGVIGAEDGFTMAELADDRIIAERLAGRRPVFAPGLSQGYGGFVTYAIVGEVVRAITGSTIQHLFEQRIRAPYDLDVYLGLPEQLDHRYLPILPWRSTAETESAFAANSPAPQSIPGIAYNLSAPGFTPADVMTIPNDTRVRRTGQASGGGVGSARGLAAMYAAAITGFDGRPPLLTPETIDTITRIHSTGTDLVRGDNAPYALGFEAKALVHRFLGVRAFGHTGSAGSDGFADPHTTLTYGYTRRRAAFAFTAPENARLAAALHRVARGELPVARGDW, from the coding sequence GTGCTGGCCGAGGAGAACGGCGAATCCGGCGCGCAGCTCGCCGCGTATGTGCGGGGGCGGCTGGTGGTGGATCTGTGGGCCGGGGCCGAGGTCACCGGCACGACGCTCACCGGGCTGCACAGCTCCACCAAGGGCGCCGCGGGTTTGGTGGTGGCCCTGCTGATCCAGGACGGGGTGCTCGACATCGATCGCCCGGTCGCCGACTTCTGGCCCGCGTTCGCGGCCGCGGGCAAGCGGCACATCACTGTTCGCGAGGTGCTCACCCACCGCTCCGGCGTCATCGGCGCGGAGGACGGGTTCACGATGGCCGAGCTCGCCGACGACCGGATCATCGCCGAGCGCCTGGCGGGCCGGCGTCCGGTCTTCGCGCCGGGTCTCTCGCAGGGCTACGGCGGATTCGTCACCTACGCGATCGTCGGCGAAGTGGTGCGCGCCATCACCGGCAGCACCATTCAGCACCTGTTCGAGCAGCGTATTCGCGCGCCGTACGACCTGGATGTGTATCTGGGCCTGCCCGAACAGCTGGATCACCGCTATCTGCCGATCCTCCCCTGGCGGTCCACCGCCGAGACGGAATCGGCCTTCGCCGCGAATTCTCCTGCCCCGCAGAGCATTCCGGGGATCGCCTACAATCTTTCCGCCCCGGGGTTCACCCCGGCCGACGTCATGACGATCCCCAACGACACCCGGGTGCGCCGCACCGGCCAAGCTTCCGGCGGTGGCGTCGGCAGCGCACGCGGTCTGGCGGCCATGTACGCGGCGGCAATCACCGGGTTCGACGGACGCCCACCGCTGCTGACCCCCGAAACGATCGACACCATCACCCGAATCCATTCCACCGGAACCGATCTCGTCCGTGGCGACAATGCCCCCTACGCCCTGGGTTTCGAGGCCAAGGCCCTCGTCCACCGCTTCCTCGGCGTTCGGGCCTTCGGTCACACCGGCTCCGCGGGCTCCGACGGTTTCGCCGATCCGCACACCACCCTCACCTACGGCTACACCCGCCGCCGGGCCGCCTTCGCCTTCACCGCCCCCGAGAACGCCCGCCTGGCCGCCGCGCTGCATCGGGTCGCACGTGGCGAACTCCCGGTCGCGCGGGGAGACTGGTGA
- a CDS encoding sigma-70 family RNA polymerase sigma factor, whose product MHDDRYLAERFEAHRTHLRAVAHRMLGSLTDADDAVQEAWLRLARTDSGEIGNLGGWLTTVVGRVCLDMLRSRKVRHEQPLEDGQLPDPIVAPESTTDPEQQALLADSIGLGLLIVLESLSPAERLAFVLHDMFAMPYEQIAPIVDRTPQTARKLASQARRRVQGDVPPPRPDRTRQRRVVDAFLAAAREGDFEALLTILDPEVVLRADSGTLRLIRGADAVAGMAATFQRMATLCWVHPAVVNGTAGLVNTLDGDPFSIMSFVIADDRITAIEIFSDRARLSRFDLAAVVG is encoded by the coding sequence GTGCACGATGACCGGTACCTGGCCGAGCGGTTCGAAGCGCACCGCACGCATCTGCGCGCGGTCGCCCACCGCATGCTGGGCTCGCTCACCGACGCCGACGACGCCGTGCAGGAGGCATGGCTGCGGCTGGCCCGCACCGACTCCGGCGAGATCGGCAATCTGGGCGGCTGGCTCACCACCGTGGTCGGGCGGGTCTGTCTGGACATGCTGCGCTCGCGCAAGGTCCGCCACGAGCAGCCCCTGGAGGACGGGCAGCTGCCCGATCCGATCGTCGCCCCCGAGTCCACCACGGACCCGGAACAGCAAGCGCTGCTGGCGGATTCGATCGGCCTGGGCTTGCTCATCGTGCTCGAATCGCTCAGCCCGGCCGAGCGGCTGGCCTTCGTCCTGCACGATATGTTCGCCATGCCCTACGAGCAGATCGCGCCCATTGTGGACCGCACCCCGCAGACCGCGCGGAAACTGGCCAGCCAGGCCCGTCGCCGCGTCCAGGGTGACGTGCCGCCGCCACGACCCGACCGCACCCGGCAGCGCCGCGTCGTGGACGCCTTCCTGGCCGCGGCCCGCGAGGGCGATTTCGAGGCGCTGCTGACGATCCTCGATCCGGAGGTGGTGCTGCGCGCCGACTCCGGAACCCTGCGGCTGATTCGCGGCGCGGACGCGGTCGCGGGCATGGCGGCCACCTTCCAGCGCATGGCCACGCTGTGCTGGGTGCACCCGGCCGTGGTCAACGGCACGGCGGGCCTGGTGAATACCCTTGACGGCGACCCGTTCTCGATCATGAGCTTCGTCATCGCCGATGACCGGATCACCGCCATCGAGATCTTCTCCGACCGCGCTCGCCTGAGCCGATTCGACCTGGCCGCGGTTGTCGGGTGA
- the mug gene encoding G/U mismatch-specific DNA glycosylase, protein MGSGSTARPSPADLAAAQDRTIPDVIGPGLRVLFCGINPGLYSGATGRHFARPGNRFWPALHRSGFTPRQLRAEEQEELLGLGLGITNVVARTTAKADELSAAELRAGGRELVDRVDRYRPRVLAVLGIGAYRTAFGRPKATIGPQPERIGDTALWVLPNPSGLNAHYTLDALAAEFRVLRAAVADG, encoded by the coding sequence ATGGGTTCTGGTTCGACGGCTCGGCCTTCGCCCGCGGATCTGGCTGCGGCGCAGGACCGGACGATACCCGATGTGATCGGGCCGGGATTGCGGGTGCTGTTCTGCGGCATCAACCCGGGGTTGTACTCCGGTGCGACGGGCCGGCATTTCGCGCGACCGGGCAACCGGTTCTGGCCGGCTCTGCACCGTTCCGGATTCACGCCCCGCCAGTTGCGGGCCGAGGAGCAGGAGGAACTGCTCGGCCTGGGGCTCGGAATCACCAATGTCGTGGCGCGCACCACCGCCAAGGCCGACGAGTTGAGCGCGGCGGAACTGCGGGCCGGCGGGCGTGAACTCGTCGACCGGGTGGACCGGTATCGGCCGCGCGTGCTGGCCGTGCTCGGCATCGGCGCCTACCGGACCGCCTTCGGCAGGCCGAAGGCCACCATCGGTCCGCAGCCCGAGCGCATCGGCGACACCGCGCTGTGGGTGCTGCCCAATCCCAGCGGGCTCAATGCGCACTACACGCTCGACGCACTGGCCGCGGAATTCCGCGTACTGCGCGCGGCGGTCGCTGACGGCTGA
- a CDS encoding DUF2786 domain-containing protein, translated as MGKPNRKHRAAKRAAQGDSGYWERLGAPGAPPPTLDEITAAVARAALESAQQGARGKTPRGDSAVAQRCAAQLATLSLDEVPRAADAASTRIVEATFGNGWLPADIHQIAQRRTDAFAVGYLIDRIAAYARPFPPATVDQTWLAQLDELAADIWWSQPTPHLAQWASKHLLTTEEALATVIEALALLLVLPKLELIRPLPGTAPAHPVAHHQVDEKTLGRVRGLLAKAESTSYPEEAEALSAKAQELITKYALDRALLEAATTTLDLPGAHRIWLDTPYTDAKALLIDVVARANRSRAIFASAWGFVTIVGDDADLDAIALLSTSLLVQATRAMIANRETRGDEARMFRKAFLVAYATRIGERLEAATAAAIAESPEPEQLLPVLASHQVAVDNAFDTLFPHSRNRGISIRSAEGWDAGRAAADRAHLH; from the coding sequence ATGGGTAAGCCGAATCGCAAACACCGGGCCGCCAAGCGCGCCGCGCAGGGCGACTCCGGCTACTGGGAGCGCCTCGGTGCGCCCGGCGCGCCACCACCGACCCTGGATGAGATCACCGCGGCCGTCGCGAGGGCGGCGCTGGAGTCGGCGCAACAGGGCGCGCGCGGCAAGACTCCGCGTGGCGATTCGGCTGTCGCCCAGCGCTGTGCGGCCCAGCTCGCCACACTGTCCCTCGACGAGGTGCCGCGGGCCGCCGACGCGGCGAGCACACGGATTGTCGAAGCCACCTTCGGCAATGGCTGGCTGCCCGCCGATATCCACCAGATCGCGCAGCGCCGGACCGATGCCTTCGCCGTCGGCTATCTCATCGACAGGATTGCCGCCTACGCCCGGCCGTTCCCGCCCGCCACCGTCGACCAGACCTGGCTCGCGCAGCTGGATGAACTCGCCGCGGACATCTGGTGGTCGCAGCCGACACCGCATCTGGCCCAGTGGGCGTCGAAGCATCTGCTGACCACCGAGGAAGCCCTCGCCACCGTCATCGAGGCCCTCGCGCTGCTGCTTGTGCTGCCGAAGCTCGAGCTCATCAGACCGCTGCCCGGCACCGCCCCGGCACATCCCGTGGCGCACCATCAGGTCGACGAGAAGACGCTGGGGCGGGTCCGCGGCCTGCTGGCCAAGGCCGAGTCGACTTCGTATCCCGAAGAGGCCGAAGCGCTTTCGGCCAAGGCGCAGGAGCTGATCACCAAGTACGCACTCGATCGCGCGCTGCTGGAGGCCGCGACCACGACGCTGGATCTGCCCGGCGCGCACCGGATCTGGCTCGACACGCCCTATACGGATGCGAAGGCGCTGCTGATCGATGTGGTCGCCCGCGCCAACCGCAGTCGCGCCATCTTCGCCTCCGCCTGGGGATTCGTCACCATTGTCGGGGACGACGCCGATCTGGACGCGATCGCGCTACTGTCCACGTCGCTGCTGGTGCAGGCCACCCGGGCGATGATCGCCAACCGGGAAACCCGCGGCGACGAAGCCCGGATGTTCCGCAAGGCGTTCCTGGTCGCCTATGCCACCCGCATCGGCGAACGCCTCGAGGCGGCCACCGCCGCGGCCATCGCCGAATCCCCTGAGCCCGAACAGCTGCTGCCGGTGCTGGCCTCCCACCAGGTCGCGGTCGACAACGCCTTCGACACCCTGTTCCCGCACTCGCGCAACCGCGGCATCAGCATTCGCAGCGCCGAGGGCTGGGATGCCGGACGCGCCGCCGCGGATCGCGCGCACCTGCACTGA
- a CDS encoding serine hydrolase domain-containing protein translates to MTSMLRARRMLVGVVALAGALTACSSGADVTERQIISDAGRAEVRRALDDVVAAGYAGVQVVVTEHGRNWTASAGTANIETGAGFPEDARVRIGSNTKPFVATAILQLVSEGKVDLDAPVDRYLPGVIQGDGIDGTRIAVRNILQHTSGLPEYLELPELNFDDVDTALRQRFDAAAMVRNAVSTMPGHFPPGEKAEYSNTNYLVAGLLIEKVTGNPYGDELTRRISEPLGLHATYVPAWDETDLRTPHPQGYEVIDGVRTDITRFPTSLAGPAGAMVSTGAELNRFFTALLSGKLLPPAQLAQMQRDTRPLSNRPAGIDYGLGLAELAVPCAKEVWGHGGSIPGFKTFNGVTADGRAVSVVANERTADDTTVQHVFDTAVCAAS, encoded by the coding sequence ATGACTTCGATGTTGAGGGCTCGGCGAATGCTGGTGGGCGTGGTGGCGCTGGCGGGCGCGCTCACCGCATGCAGCTCGGGAGCGGATGTGACCGAACGCCAAATCATTTCCGACGCCGGCCGCGCCGAAGTACGGCGGGCCTTGGACGACGTGGTCGCGGCCGGGTACGCGGGTGTGCAGGTGGTGGTGACCGAGCACGGCCGGAACTGGACCGCGTCGGCGGGCACCGCGAATATCGAGACCGGCGCGGGCTTCCCCGAGGACGCCCGGGTGCGGATAGGCAGCAATACCAAGCCCTTCGTCGCCACGGCGATCCTGCAACTGGTCTCCGAAGGCAAGGTCGACCTGGATGCCCCCGTCGACCGGTATCTGCCCGGGGTGATCCAGGGCGACGGCATCGACGGCACCCGGATCGCGGTGCGAAACATCCTGCAGCACACCAGCGGACTGCCCGAGTACCTGGAACTGCCGGAGCTGAACTTCGACGATGTGGACACGGCGCTGCGGCAGCGCTTCGATGCCGCCGCGATGGTCCGCAATGCCGTCTCCACCATGCCGGGCCATTTCCCGCCCGGGGAGAAGGCCGAATACAGCAATACCAACTATCTGGTCGCCGGCCTGCTGATCGAGAAGGTCACCGGCAATCCCTACGGTGACGAGCTCACGCGCCGGATCAGCGAACCGCTCGGCCTGCACGCCACCTATGTGCCCGCCTGGGACGAGACCGATCTGCGCACGCCGCACCCACAGGGCTACGAGGTGATCGACGGCGTGCGCACCGATATCACGCGTTTCCCCACCTCGCTCGCGGGCCCGGCCGGAGCCATGGTGTCCACCGGTGCTGAACTGAACCGCTTCTTCACCGCGCTGCTGTCCGGAAAGCTGCTGCCTCCAGCGCAATTGGCGCAGATGCAGCGGGACACCCGCCCGCTCAGCAACCGCCCGGCGGGGATCGACTACGGGCTCGGGCTGGCCGAACTCGCCGTACCGTGCGCGAAAGAGGTCTGGGGCCATGGCGGTTCGATTCCCGGCTTCAAAACCTTCAACGGCGTCACCGCCGATGGACGCGCGGTGAGCGTGGTCGCCAACGAGCGCACCGCGGACGACACCACGGTGCAGCACGTCTTCGATACGGCGGTGTGCGCCGCGAGCTGA